DNA sequence from the Brienomyrus brachyistius isolate T26 chromosome 18, BBRACH_0.4, whole genome shotgun sequence genome:
AAATGCATACATACTATTACTGAAATTGCCCAGATATGTACTTTCCTCAACATGGTAACAAGTCGTAGAATCGTGTTCAAATTAATACGAGAaagccaaatgaagttctgaaGGTAAGCCTCGCTAAATGAGGTCCCCTACCGGCGCAATCGCGTCATTGCATTCGGCTGCGCGGCATTTAAGGTGGATCGGAAAATTCGAATAAGGTGTCGCGATTAAGGAGCCGACTTCAGCCTCGTTATGGAATATGACGGACTTGGCTTGGTGTGACGTCACGTGCAACGCTCCTCGCTTCGTATTCCAGGTGTAAGTTATGTGCTTTCTGAGTAAGCACCAGGTGCAAATTATAAGGCTAATCTTTTAAAATCTGTTGAACTCCGCCGATTACTTAACTTGCTCGATTAGTTTTTGTTTTGGATATTGGAAattatttgctttattaaaCAGCGCGCTACAATTTCATAAAATTACTAATACAGAACCGACAGTGGGTGATCCATAAAATAATTAGTACGCATGATGGCAAAGACTTATTCTCTAAGGGCTAAGCTTCATGCATATAGCGAAATGTACAGTTATGAGAAGCGGCTGCAAACGTTTGCAGACTGGCCATTCCGGGAGGACTGCCTGTGTACGCCGGAACAGGTGAGTAAGTGATGTCTCTGGCACAAGAACCACTTACATGGACAGTACTTACTCAGTAAACCCTAACACAAATGCACCTCATCAAGCATTAAATTAAACCGTAAGCACGAATTAATGTAACGGCAGAAGTAAGTGGCCACTGTTATAAcgcatccaaagcaacatggcCCCATGTCCACCAGAGGAAGACTAAGAGGAAGACTTTGATGCGAGAGATTTAGCAAGATATTTGGAATACATGACAGTGCTGCTATTATTTGACTGAATTACTGATCATGTTGTGCAGTGATCACTGCTGCAGTGGCGTCGCCTGTTGCACAAAAGTGAAATTATAAAATCTTACTTTTAGAAGAGTTTTTTAAAACTGGAAAATGACCCCTAACTACAAATTTATAGCAACTGAACACTAATTTTGTATGATCGATGAGCGCTTTTAGCAAAGTCTAAATAGTAATTTCCTAAACTGTTAGGAATTTTAAGTGTCGATTTTGACTATCAGTTTGATGTAAACGTATTTGCAGATGGCCAAAGCAGGTTTTGTTCATTGTCCCAGTGAGAATGAACCCGACGTGGTATCTTGCTTCTTCTGcctgaaggagctggaaggctgGGAGCCGCAAGATGATCCCTGGTACAACTTAATCCTGCCAAAAACATGGCTATTAGAATGACTAGTAGAGCTAAACGGtagtgtgtgaatgaatgaatgaatgaatgaatgaatggaaccTTTATAATATACACAcaatataaaaacatttttttactgtATATGCGGatcttgtgtgtgttttttagctTAATCGTTGATTGGCTTAAAGAAGTAAAAATGCTCCCAATCCTTTATTCAGCGTTTATTCATGTTTAGATATTTAGGGTAACTGGACTGAAGAGGCTTTACTGGGAGTAGAACTGTCCTCGCAATGGGGCATGTTTCTCTGCGTCTAGGTCTGAACACGTTAGACGCGCT
Encoded proteins:
- the birc5b gene encoding baculoviral IAP repeat-containing protein 5b isoform X2; protein product: MMAKTYSLRAKLHAYSEMYSYEKRLQTFADWPFREDCLCTPEQMAKAGFVHCPSENEPDVVSCFFCLKELEGWEPQDDPWSEHVRRAPDCAFLGLNKDFGDLTVAEFFKLEQERLCILIRKTLQQKMASFRDEVDLVRKNLEMLFDLKDQKQYQTGNER